One genomic window of Candidatus Kuenenia stuttgartiensis includes the following:
- a CDS encoding helix-turn-helix transcriptional regulator, with protein MDSAFGFYSKDVIKNAAFIFYIPGNEKSALDVFYSPMAFDILMRTHTVRKKEREAVSDISSFCDKWKKLLDKKFEGIGSAFKERSEQVYFIDVIKSQKRFYAVRGIVLSDSPQKINQAECPHLFILDRTHSDHTHIAKNFRKWQLNRREQEIVQLLLGDHSNKEIALYLNLSCNTIKGYLKLLMRKLDVNSRTGIISKLLME; from the coding sequence ATTAAAAATGCTGCGTTTATTTTCTATATTCCAGGAAATGAAAAATCGGCTCTGGATGTATTTTATAGCCCTATGGCTTTCGATATTCTGATGCGCACACATACTGTAAGGAAGAAAGAAAGAGAAGCTGTTTCTGATATATCATCATTTTGTGACAAATGGAAAAAATTGCTGGATAAAAAATTCGAAGGAATCGGGAGTGCCTTCAAAGAACGGTCGGAGCAGGTCTACTTTATTGATGTAATAAAGAGCCAGAAAAGATTTTATGCTGTTCGGGGGATTGTACTTTCAGATTCGCCACAGAAAATAAATCAGGCGGAGTGTCCCCATTTGTTTATATTAGACAGAACGCATTCCGACCATACGCATATCGCAAAAAACTTCCGCAAATGGCAGCTGAACAGACGGGAACAGGAAATCGTACAATTGCTGCTTGGCGACCACAGCAATAAAGAGATCGCTCTCTATCTTAATTTGAGCTGTAATACCATTAAAGGATATTTAAAGCTTCTTATGCGAAAGCTTGACGTTAATAGCCGGACAGGAATCATATCAAAACTGCTGATGGAGTAG
- a CDS encoding HD family phosphohydrolase, with protein sequence MNTLKMPVYIKRYAESSKDLNTEIQKELKNVQESLSDIKRLTSLSHLLRYPDAIGIRNNDSIANIKDLNVKEVGHALISQIEVDRLFPLMNNLTISGTGSATGIIVLINSNNELLLKASEGIANHIASNKSFRINDNILKWIIKNGNPLIVNDINKDPRFKQDQSDWILGKTILYVPIKVKEKVVGIVSVSNKKSGDVYGAADVRFLETIATYAAIAIGNSHLSERLKNGNALEQLTLNYYDEKNRYLPATLRSIKSGAFAGCDLYLQTIVNNEAKHLLYCKGFKLLEDERKESFVKKNINRIYVAKNGTEQYLRYMETNMDRFVRDETVSLQERARMLYDIASNIIKDAYKNIDINVIIERVRDWTTTLLDFVLVNQDKHAHLIKVLKYNGKVFNHSANMAILGILFGHYLGYSKKELAILGTGILLHDIGATCLSTNTIEEETPEKLSKQEKETYKKHAEFGFFLLSKNTLVPEEACLIARQHHEQLNGKGYPEGIIGEKIHPYSRITHLLDEYERQMSTDSKYEQNPAFKVLQHMVGKMDGSFDNDILKKFISFLNTSINAISI encoded by the coding sequence ATGAATACGCTAAAAATGCCTGTTTATATCAAGCGATATGCAGAATCTTCCAAAGATTTAAATACAGAGATACAGAAAGAGCTTAAAAATGTACAGGAATCATTGTCTGATATTAAAAGGCTTACCAGTTTATCTCATTTACTGCGTTACCCCGACGCCATAGGCATAAGAAACAATGATTCTATTGCAAACATCAAGGACTTGAATGTTAAAGAGGTCGGCCACGCATTAATTTCACAAATAGAGGTAGATAGACTTTTCCCCCTGATGAATAATCTTACAATAAGCGGCACAGGAAGCGCAACCGGCATTATCGTTTTGATCAATAGCAATAATGAACTATTGCTAAAGGCTTCAGAAGGCATTGCTAATCATATCGCAAGCAATAAATCGTTCAGGATAAATGACAACATCCTCAAATGGATAATAAAAAATGGAAATCCACTTATTGTAAATGATATTAACAAAGATCCCCGTTTTAAACAGGATCAATCTGATTGGATTCTCGGCAAAACAATTCTTTACGTTCCTATTAAAGTGAAAGAGAAGGTTGTGGGAATTGTAAGCGTAAGCAATAAAAAGTCCGGAGATGTTTATGGAGCAGCTGATGTAAGATTTTTGGAAACTATTGCAACCTATGCTGCTATCGCCATTGGAAATTCTCATTTATCAGAACGCTTAAAAAACGGAAACGCGCTAGAACAACTTACATTAAATTATTATGATGAAAAAAACAGATATCTTCCCGCAACGTTAAGAAGTATTAAATCTGGCGCTTTTGCAGGGTGTGATTTATATTTACAAACAATTGTAAATAATGAAGCCAAGCATTTGCTTTACTGTAAAGGTTTTAAATTGTTGGAAGACGAACGGAAAGAATCCTTCGTAAAGAAAAATATTAACAGAATATACGTCGCAAAAAATGGCACGGAACAATACCTTCGATATATGGAAACAAACATGGATCGGTTTGTTCGTGACGAAACAGTATCATTACAAGAAAGAGCGCGTATGCTCTATGATATTGCGTCAAATATAATAAAAGACGCCTACAAAAACATTGACATTAATGTCATTATTGAAAGAGTCCGGGATTGGACAACGACACTATTAGACTTTGTATTAGTAAATCAGGATAAGCATGCACATTTAATAAAAGTGCTAAAATACAATGGAAAAGTATTTAACCATTCCGCAAATATGGCCATACTCGGCATACTATTTGGCCATTATTTAGGCTACTCAAAGAAAGAACTGGCAATATTGGGCACGGGCATATTGCTTCACGATATTGGCGCCACATGCCTAAGCACTAACACTATCGAAGAAGAAACCCCTGAAAAACTATCAAAACAAGAAAAGGAAACCTATAAGAAACATGCAGAATTTGGATTCTTTCTCTTGTCAAAAAATACTCTTGTCCCAGAAGAAGCTTGTCTTATCGCAAGACAACATCATGAACAATTAAATGGGAAGGGCTATCCGGAAGGCATAATTGGAGAAAAAATCCACCCTTATAGCCGCATAACTCACCTCCTTGACGAATACGAACGACAAATGTCCACTGATTCAAAATACGAACAAAACCCAGCATTTAAAGTACTGCAGCATATGGTAGGAAAGATGGACGGGAGTTTTGATAATGATATATTAAAAAAATTTATAAGTTTTCTTAATACAAGCATAAATGCAATTTCTATATAA
- a CDS encoding flagellin, with protein MSRINTNIGALNALKSLNDVNTRLSVSQLRLATGKRINSAADDAAGFSIAKKFNARSQGLGQALSNIGSAKNLMAVAEGHLNNILDILTQMKTKATQAADDSLGSAERNAIKAELNQLAVQIDLEVAQATWNSNSIFGGANATSGSASSVQFKFQIGAGSSGTNDVLSFDLLANTNVSFDSGATDKNYTASGLNVSIATTSVASNASARALMSNIDTAIEDVSEALSYIGSVVNRLTYQETSLTVARTNTDAARSRIEDADMAYEQLEATKLQILQQTASAMLAQANTSPQIIMQLFQG; from the coding sequence ATGAGTAGGATTAATACAAATATCGGCGCTTTAAACGCATTGAAATCATTAAATGATGTTAACACCCGCCTCTCTGTATCTCAATTAAGATTGGCTACCGGTAAGAGAATTAACTCTGCCGCAGATGATGCAGCAGGATTTTCGATTGCCAAAAAATTTAATGCCCGTTCACAGGGACTTGGCCAGGCCCTTTCAAACATAGGATCTGCCAAAAATCTGATGGCTGTTGCTGAAGGCCATTTAAACAATATTCTTGATATTCTGACACAGATGAAGACAAAGGCAACACAGGCGGCAGATGATTCGTTAGGGAGCGCAGAGCGTAATGCCATAAAAGCGGAATTGAACCAGTTGGCAGTCCAAATTGATCTTGAGGTTGCCCAAGCAACATGGAACTCAAATTCAATATTTGGCGGAGCGAATGCAACATCCGGGTCCGCAAGCAGCGTGCAGTTCAAATTCCAGATTGGCGCCGGTTCAAGCGGTACCAATGACGTGTTGTCGTTTGACTTGTTAGCAAATACCAATGTAAGCTTTGACAGTGGGGCTACTGATAAAAACTATACCGCAAGTGGATTGAATGTAAGTATCGCTACAACATCGGTAGCATCAAACGCTTCTGCACGTGCATTGATGAGCAATATAGACACAGCCATTGAAGATGTATCAGAGGCATTGAGCTACATTGGTTCGGTGGTAAACAGGCTGACGTATCAGGAAACCAGTTTAACGGTAGCAAGAACAAATACCGATGCTGCGAGAAGCAGGATTGAGGATGCAGATATGGCATATGAACAATTAGAAGCCACCAAGCTACAGATATTGCAACAAACTGCCAGCGCTATGCTTGCACAAGCAAATACCAGCCCTCAGATAATAATGCAGCTCTTTCAGGGTTAA